The DNA region ATGAGCTTGAAGTTCTGGAAGGCATGAAGCTTGACAGAGGTTACATCTCTCCATACTTTATTACCAACCAAAAGAACCAGAAATGTGTAAGTATTTCCTTTGCTTTCTTGTAAGTCTACTGCAGTAACTTTTGTTTTGTTATATCataatttattttatttgttataggaattaaatgaacccttgatCTTGATACACAACAAGAAAATATCAAACGTGCAAGCAATGGTCAAAGTGATGGAGTTAGCTCTACAGGTATTTCTTTGATTGTTTATTACAAAAGGTTGGCTGATGTTGGCATGTACTGACCTCAATTGCAGTCTGTTTATTCTTGGTGGCTCATGGCTGATGTTTGTTTGCGATGACTTCAATTACATTCTAATGTCAATGATTTATTTTTCTGCTTCAACAGAAGCAAAAACCTCTGCTTATTGTTGCAGGAGATTTACAAAGTGAAGCATTGGGTACCCTGATTCTTAACAAGCTTCGTGCAGGCGTTAAGGTTGTCTCTGTCTCTCTATATCCTTTTGTTACTAGGACTTTCTTCAGCTTTTTCTAATTGACATGAAATGTAGGTCTGTGCGGTCAAAGCTCCTGGTTTCGGGGATACCAAGAAAGCTAACTTGCAGGACCTTGCTATCCTTACCGGGGCAGAAGTAAGTATATAGCTCTATTACTTTGCCTATGTCATAGTTATCAGATACTCATGTCCTCATTTACTTTAATTTGCTTTCACACCTTCATTGAATTAGGTCATAACTGAAGAACTTGGGATGAATCTTGAGAACTTTGAGCCTCAGATGTTTGGCACTTGCAAGAAGGTAAAATATTATGTGCCTGTTGATGACTGTACactttgtttgaaatcctatcAAACTGAACTGTTGTACAGTATAAAATAATCACCTGTTTGTGAAGTAGTTATGTTTTAGATTATGTGATTGAACAATAATTGTAAACTTTTAATGGCTTCAGTAGATTATTTTACACATTCTATTCCTGCTTCGAAGGGAACAATTTTTTTTTATTAAATGAAGTGATTGAAATGCAGGTTACAATATCGAAAGATGACACTATCATCCTGGATGGAGCTGGAGATAAGAAAGCAATTGAAGAGAGAGCTGAGCAGGTTCTTTTTGTCAGTCTAGTTTCGATAGACAATCTGGAATCTTATGTGCTTATTGCAATAAAATTCTGTTTTTAACAGCTGAGATCAGCGATTGAGCAATGCACTTCTGACTTTGATAAGGAAAAGCTACAAGAGAGATTGGCAAAGCTTTCTGGTGGTGTTGCTGTTCTAAAGGTGAAAAATTATTATCCACATCAAATGATGTAACTCCTGAATTTTGATGGCAGTATTAAACTGATCATAGACTACTGGAATCGTACTCAACTGATAGATTAGTTAATGTGTCAATTAGCATACATGTATGGAGTATTCAGTAGGTACTTAGTTTGTATAGTTTCTCGTAAGAGAATTGGCATGGCATTTTAGTTTGTATAGTTTCTCGTAAGAGAATTGGCATGGCATTTTATATTGATGAATGCCCTGGGTTAGTGAGAACATTCTTTATTTTAATCTTTCTTTTAGATTGGTGGAGCAAGTGAAACAGAAGTTGGTGAGAAGAAGGATAGAGTGACTGATGCACTAAATGCAACCAAAGCTGCAGTTGAGGAGGGCATTGTGCCAGGTACGGTGCTGTAGGTTCACTGTTGAGTTCTCTGGTGTAAGCATGTATCAGTAGCATGGCAGAAAATTTTATTTTGTTATGATACACATGCATAGGTGGTGGCGTTGCCCTTCTCTACGCGTCAAAAGACCTGGATAAATTGCAGACTGCAAACTTTGACCAAAAGATTGGTGTTAAAATCATCCAAAATGCTTTGAAGGTTGGAAGAAGTTGATTCCCTTTTTAGATAATCCTCTCATGTTTGCCTTATCTGACGATTGGAGGATTTTGCAGGCCCCAGTGCAGACTATTGCTTCAAATGCAGGCGTCGAAGGAGCTGTTATTGCTGGCAAGCTTTTGGAACAGGAAAACACTGATCTTGGCTATGATGCAGCTAAAGGTAGCGTACATAGTTGGTCACCTTGACCCTTGCGGGCTCAGGTTAAATTATGTTTCTAACTTCCGGTTATGCAACCTGTCTTCCAACATAGGTGAATATGTGGACATGGTGAAGGCTGGTATCATTGACCCGCTTAAAGTGATCAGGACAGCCCTGATGGACGCTGCAAGGTCCTCTCTCTAATTTCGTACTTGATTTTTCTTTTGTCAAATACATGTGGGGTTGGGGTTAAACCATTTAAGTGTATAGTACATATGAAAGGTAGTGAAGCTGCATTAGCTGAACCAGATTAATATCCTCTTGAAGCTCTCGTGGATTTGACTGAATTGTCATTAATCAGCTCCAGTTTTTAGATTGTTCCATACACATTCAAGCAGTTCCTGAATCTTGGTAGTCAAAACTCTATGTCTGTTATGGTATATTTGTCCTGCTTTACGCCCGCAGGACCATGACACATTTTTGCCTTCTGTTTTCTGTTGCAGTGTGTCATCTCTGATGACTACCACAGAATCTATCATCGTTGAGACCCCGAAGGAAGAGAGCAATGCGCCACCAATGGAATACTGACATGCCAAAGAAGTGTGATTAAGTGAAATATTAGTAGTAGATTCATCACTCTGTCTGACGAGGAAGCTGTCTTGATTTTGATCCTCCTGCAAAAGAGGATATTTAACTTTAGGTAGTGTTGGAAATTGGGATGAACAGAACCCTCTTCTACACGTCACTGAGTTAAATTTTTGGATCGAATGGCGGTTGGTCTTAACTGGACGGTTTTGTAACTAATCCCGAGAAGTTAACTTGGTTACTGGATCAGGTGTGGCACTGGTTTAAGATGAATGTGAATGTTAGATGTTGACTTGATGGAGTGAGATCTAGTTTTCCTCTTGGTGATGGCTGGTTATGCTTTCCGTCTTGTTTTGCATGTTAATTATTACTCATGAAACTGTACGTTCTCGATCGAATGTGCTTTGAGAAAATGTCTATAAAATCCTAGGGTTCTCTGGGTAATTTTTCCCAACTCCGCAGATTGAATGCGGGGTCTCCATTGCGAAATTACATCTGGCCTCTGCGGTTGCTGGCTGCTAGGTGCTAACCAACCGCCGTGGCTTAAACACCCAAAAAAAAAGTCAGCGACTTCAGCGCGTCCAGCCTTCTCCCCTCCAGCGCAACCATGGCGGAGAAGGCGACACCACCGCGGCTGGTGCTCTTCAATTCGATGACGAAGAAGAAGCAGCCCTTCCAGCCGGTCGTCGAAGGCAGGGTCAGGATGTACGGCTGCGGCGTCACGCCCTACGAGGCTACGACTTGTGCCACATCGACATCGGCAACGCCCGCGTCTACGTCGCCTTCGACGTTCTCTACAGGTAGCGCTCGGCTCCCCTCTTGCTCGTTTGGGTGTACTGCGATGTACGTCGGTTGATTGATAATGTATTAATGGTTCAAGAAGGTTGGCAACTGCCAACTATGCATGGCCGCTTGCCTTTGCCGACCTAGAGAGGACAGAGCGAAACACAGAAATGTTCATTTTGACCCTAATTAAATTTTAGCTGCATTAAATATCATACCAcatcagcaaatttgctgaCATGGTAGTGTCATTAAtagaagagaggagagagagttTCGTGGTATACGAGAGGAGTTTCGTCACCGTAACATTTCTCCGACACAGTTATGAATTTCTCAATCTTAATAACTATGCAATAAAACTATGCATTGAGATTGGCTTTAGCCACATTTTCGGTTACAATTTAAGAATAGAAGTTACTCCTTAACATTTGGTACCAGCCTTAAATTTCTGAAAAATGCTTACTACGTTTAACAAGGACTCTAAAGGTTAGAAAAGGAACTTAATAATTATGAAGAAGGGGTCGTATTTGCAAGATTCCCAACGTAGCCCGCCCGGCACTAAAAGGGAAAATAAAAAGGGAGGCGTCTGGCCGCAAGATCCTCTGTACTCCAGTTCTCCCCTTCCTGCCCAACCGCCGCGAGTTGTGGGGTTTTAGCGCCTTCAACCCTCTCCCCTTCATCCTCCCACCATgtaggagccgccgccgccgccgctggagcTCTTCAACTCGATGACGAAGAAGAAGGAGCCCTTCAAGCCGCTGGTGGAGGGCAAGGTCAGCATGTTCGTCTGCGGCATCACGCCCTACGATTTAAGCCACGTCGGCCACGCCCGGGCCTACGTTGCCTTCGACGTGCTGTACATGTATCAATCTCGGATCTTGCGTGTCTTCCTAGATGCGTTTCTGTAACGCGATGCGTTTTGAGTTTGGTAATTGAGTGGACTCCTATTGCTCTGGCTGCTTGTATGTGGAATTTCTCGATATGTTCACGCAATTGGGAAATTGTCCAGTGGTGTGATTCATGGCGGCTCCAGTGTGGTGTTGTGGGTTTATGTAATGTCTGCGGCGCTTGGGTTGGGAGCTGAGTACCTGGATCGGGTGATGTTTGACTGCATTAGTTCCTACTTCCTAGTCGCCTCTGATACAATACATAGATTGGTGTTGCCGTGCTGGTGTATGCGAGGAGTAAACCGTTTGCATCCAGCCCTGAATTTTTCGTTCAGTCATCAGCATAAATTACTCCCACATATTCAACATGTGTTCTGCCTAACTTGGAACATGTTGAGATCAGCTAACGGGCATAACGGTGATACAATAGTTATATTATTGTTCGAATCAAACCGCTTCAACGCAACAGCCAAATTTCCATATGTTAACGTTGAGTTAAAAATGTACTATGAAGCTTTTAGTACTTCTACTTTTGCTTTTTAGGCTTTCATATAATATTGTCCTGTAATTGGTCTAATACTCCATGCAGGTATCTTAAATTCTTGGGAAATGAAGTCAAATACGTGCGTAATTTTACAGACATCGATAATAAGGTAATAAACGCACAGATCATTTTGGAAGTCCACTTTAGTTGATAATTGAAAGGTGAATTTTCTTATTTATACTGATTTGTTTGTGGTTCAAAAAATTATGTGTGGCTTCCTTTTAACGGAGGAGTGCATTCCCTTTTTTGCAATATAAAAGATAAAAAATCAATCCATCATTTTCACCAGTGCCAAAGTTGCCCTCACCTGCAACATCACTTTGTTTTGCTGAATGTGTGCATGGTTTGAAGAGGAAACCTTAGATTTTTTATGTGGTTCTTTGCTTTCAAGTTAAGCATACTCCCTCCATTCGTTTTATATGGCATATTAGGAATTGAAAAGGTAAACTTGATATGTAAATTTGTGAAATAATACGCATGCTTAGTGTACAAAGACTCATATTTGATTGATCTTGTATGGCGGCATTGACTTTTTAGTAAATCGTAATATATTGTAAGAGAAATTTGTGCTCAAAATATGCTTCTACAGACTTTCCCAAATATTAACTTTATATTTGCAGAGGGAgtatataggaattgcatggtGCTGTAAAATTACTCTTTCTATTCAGATGCTCTCTAGTGTCTTTATATTTGCAGTGTATTTTCCTAACTTTTAATGCTATATTGACCCCAGAGCTAGCTTTGATTGTACAGATTATTAAGCGAGCTAATGAAGTTGGCGAAACAGTTGAAAGTTTGAGTAGCCGGTTCATCAATGAATTCAGTCTTGATATGGATGAGCTCCAGTGCTTGCCTCCTACTCGGGAGCCACGTGTTACAGAGCACATTGAGCACGTTATAGAGTTGATAACCAAGGTATGTTCTAGTATTGTAGCAAATAATACCAACTCGGTAGGCTTACTGTGCATCTATTGCAAACAAAAGCGATTGGATGATCACATTAACTCATCACCTTAAAAATTAATGCAGAACAAGGCCAGATTCTTGCTTGCCATATCTGCTTCCAGCATAGCAATTATGCTGAACTTACTGTATATCATACTGGCCCTACAAAATTGCACAGTGATCCCTTTTATCTCTTATATCACAAGAAATTATTTACTCAGCAATCGCGATATTTCTGCTTTGTGTCTGTTTCTCGTCAGATAATGGAGAATGGGCatgcctatgctatagaaggggaTGTTTACTTTTCAGTTGATAGTTTCCCTGAATATCTCCAATTATCTGGAAGGATATTGGATCAAAATCGTGCGGGTGAACGTGTCGCTATGGATACAAGAAAGCGCAATCCTGCGGACTTTGCCTTGTGGAAGGTAATTTCAGTGCATTGATATTTCTACCTTAGGAATAATTTCATACAAACCAAGGTGTATCTTTCATCTATACCACCTGTCTCCTGTCTGTCAATTATTTATAAGACTAGACTCCACAGATCATTGGCATAGCCTGTTGGTATAGGTGaaatggatgaattaccatgtaGCTTACTCTTGTGTGTTTCCACTTTCTTCTCATCCTTTGTGAATCATTGTGTGCAGTCTGCTAAAGAGGGTGAGCCCTTCTGGGAAAGCCCTTGGGGCCCTGGAAGACCAGGATGGCATATTGAATGCAGTGCGATGAGTGCTCACTATTTAGGACGTGTTTGATATTCACGGTGGAGGGAAAGATTTGATTTTTCCTCACCATGAAAATGAAGTGGCACAAAGCCGAGCGGCTTATCCAGAGAGTGAGGTAAAATGCTGGATGCATAATGGCTTCGTGAACAAGGATGACCAGAAAATGTCAAAATCAGAGAATAACTTCTTCCCAATCAGAGATGTATGGAGTGAGCACGTGGCTATTTTAACATTTTGTCTAGTTCAACTTTACAGTTTTAGCTGATCTTGAGACCTCTAACAGTTATTTTCTTTCAGATTATTTCTCTATACCATCCAATGGCCTTACGGTTTTTCCTTATACACACACATTATAGATCCGATGTGAATCATTCTGATAAAGGAATTGAGAATGCATCGCAGCGTGTGTACTACATTTATCAGGTGCTTCAGTTCAAATATTGGTTTGAGTTAACATCCAACCAATTTAATGGATTTGGTAATTAATTATCTTTTTTGTCTAAATTTGCTCAATTTGAATTCCATGTAGACGTTGTATGACTGCAAAGAAGTGTTGTCTAAATATCGCCAAGAGGGCATCTCTATCTCAGTCCCAGATAAGAAGCACATTCTGGTCGAACAGCACCATTTACATTTCTTGGAATATATGTCAGATGATCTTAAAACCACAAAAGTTCTGGACGAAAGCTTCATGAAACTGCTGAGAACCATAAACAGCGATTTGGATGATTTGAAGGTATGTTGGTGGTGTTTCTTGTGCTTCCAATTTCTAAGTTTTAATTGTTTCGGAATCATATCTTTGCAGTTTGCACTATCTTTTTCTTTTGACTTTGTGGTTGATTTGACGCCTTCTCTACTTTCAGAAGCTGCAACAAAAATtggaacagcagcagcagatgaagcagcagcaacagcaaccACAGAAACAACCGGAAGATTACATCCAAGATCTTAACGCTATGGAGATAGAAATTAAAGAGAAACTATCAGTACTTGTCTGATGCCACCTTCATCTTTGGCAGAGGTACGAGAGCCACTGTTCCTCTTATAAGTAAGTAAAATCCAACTGTCTAGAGTTGTTGCCCAATTATGGTTTTTACATTTTTAATGATCAAAATTCTGATCCAACAGGTACTGAAGCAACTGAAGGGCAAGACATTAAAGCGAGCATGTTTGAGTGAAGAGCAATTGCAAGAGCAGATCTAGGAGAGAACTGCCGCAAGGAAGAACAAGCAGTTTGAGGTGTCTGACGGGATAACGATGCATTCTTGCTTCTCTAGGCATTTCCCTGATGGATGAGCCCACCGGTACAATATGGAGACCGTGCGGACCAGAGTGGCCTGAAGAGTCGGGATCTGTGACTAATGATGGTGCTAGTGGAAGCTCTCAGGCCCGGCCTGCAGATTCAGGGTCTACAACAGATGATAGTGTAGCTGAAACATTAGCCGAAGCTCAGGTGCCGCCTTGATGTACATCAACCCAGCGTGTCATTTTTGGATGCCGTATTCTGTAGGGGTTCACTGGCCAGTTAAAACTGTGTTTCTGGCTGTGGAAGAAGCAATTTGTGTCCTCGATTTAGATATAGAATTTGGTAAAACCATTCTGAATGAATAGCAGTACCATGTATCTTCCTTCTGTGTCTAGTTGGGTGTTCGTGTTTCGATGCTCATGGCCTTCCCGTCCGGCCACGGGACGAGGATCGAGGAATCCTCGCCGCGAATGGCCTTCTGGTCctgagaaaaaaaagagagtttCTACGTGGGACGCACATCAGTATACATCACTATTTCACCATCGCCTTCTCGTCCTCGGTATTGCCGTGATGCTGCCCGCCGTCTGCAGCGCCAGCGGCGCGTCTTGTGGGGATCTGCACGTTTGAGCCCCAGTCACAGGGTCTTCTTGGCGGAAGGTCTTCGCCGCCGCTAAACAACTCCGGCACGTCGGATCTCTTGCTCGTCGGCGTCAGGCCAGAGGACTCCATGAGCACCGTTTCTTGGTGCCCTCGTCTAGTCGCGGCCTCACCGATCACAAACCAAATTAAATCACACACATACAGTCTTTGAGATCTCTCTTGCACCAATCACAGATCGATAGAACCTTTTACCCTCGTGACAAGAGGAGAAAAAAGAGACAGACTTCTGTTCGCAAGCAAATTTTTCTTTTTCAGGAAGAGAAAATCTGAAGATAATGGAATTAGCCAAGAACTAGACTTGCCTATAGTTGCTGCAACGATCCATCGGCTAGCTCTTGCCTCTCTTGTAACAACTCAATGCACCACCTTCCGATTCTGCAGCGATGGTCTCCACGCAAGACGATTCCCAGCAGCAGCGATGATCTTGGCACCTACCCAACGACGCCGGAGCTGACACCGCCGATGCCATTGACCAGGATCAGCGAACAGGGAGAGAGGGAGCCTTCAGAGAACTCGGGTTTGAGAGCAGAAGGTGGCCTCTTTCTCGTTTTCCTCAAGTGCCGCGGCGTGCTCTCGTGACAGAAGTGACGGCCACATCCACTTCTCATTGGTTCAGAAGCAAGGGGAGTGGAGACGAAGAGAGGAAAAAGAGGGAGAGGAGCAAGTGAGGGTTACACATCACGAGTACAATTTAAGGGCAACACATCACATCATCTACTGTATCTGAATCAGATATTCAGCACTGGCATTTCTGTCAACATGCATGGCAGTGATGTTGTTTAAAGAGCCATAATGGATAGAGAGGAGGTCACCAAACTTCTCCACTAGCTCCTGCTTTTGGAATTGTCAAAGCTGCTGTTCTTCAGCTCAAGGTACTCGATGAAGATTCTTTTGCTTGCCAAATGGCGATGTTGAATGATGTCTCATCTTTGTGTTCTCTCCTCTGTGCTCTGTGTTCATGTCCTTGTTTGGTCCTCAAAAGTTAAATGCAACAGTACCCGTTACTCAGAGTAGTAGCTGGGCATTTGACTTGGAATACTGACTAAGTTTTCACATGATTAATAGTGATGCAATGTGTTTCACAAGGCACTTTCCTCTGAAGAAATAGAACATGGGAACAGTCTCGTAATACAGGGCTACCCTCACGTGGACATGCGCTTCACTACAAGCTTAACAAAAGATCTGGAGCTCAAGATGAAAAAAAGGTTTATATTGCCACCAGCTCCTTTTGAACTTGGTTGCCAAAGAACAGATCGACACTACTATTAGGAAGATTCTAGGCAGAGGATGGCCTCTGGTTCAACTTGCATTGTCATCAATGGTCATTGCAGAAAGACGGTGCAAAGGCACTTATTAGTTATTACTTTTAGCATGTTTTTTAGGGCATTTGGCACGGTCTTTTAGCATAAAACCATCATCATAATGCAGAACTTGTAGGGTTTTCTGCAACATGTAGATTTAATAGAAAATGTGGGATTAGTGGACTAGGGCCGAGCGTTACTGAAAGGGGATTTTTGTAACCTTTGGAAAAAGGCATATGCGTTCACAAAAAAAAGAATGGATGGAATGGCAAGGATCCCGTACTCACAGAGGGAACCTAGAATCTGGGATTGAATTCTCATCAGctagaaaagaaaaaaacagaGAACTCGATACCCTCGGGCATGAGCAGGTTATCATTTCATTCCCGCTTGAGAAATAAAGCCGAACTAACCGGTGAAGAAACCAGGTGGTAAGGGTGCTTTTAGTTGGGCTTTTTTGCAAAGCCAATAGCTAACCAAAGGGCTTAAACGCTCCAAGTGCTTTTGCCCAAAAGTAGTTTTCACTCtagtacaaatgcaaaagcaCCTCCTCCTGCTTTCAGTGGATTTTGAGgtaaaaaattacccacctgcCACTGGTTATGGAAAAAACGGTTCGTTGTATTGACCTCTAGTCATCCGCTTGCCTCccgcccac from Panicum hallii strain FIL2 chromosome 9, PHallii_v3.1, whole genome shotgun sequence includes:
- the LOC112875603 gene encoding chaperonin CPN60-1, mitochondrial-like isoform X1, translated to MYCATASLASKARRAGCSARQVGSRLAWSRNYAAKDIKFGVQARALMLRGVEELADAVKVTMGPKGRTVIIEQSFGAPKVTKDGVTVAKSIEFSDRVKNVGASLVKQVANATNDTAGDGTTCATILTKAIFTEGCKSVAAGMNAMDLRRGIVMAVDAVVTNLKGMARMISTSEEIAQVATISANGEREIGELIAKAMEKVGKEGVITIADGNTLYNELEVLEGMKLDRGYISPYFITNQKNQKCELNEPLILIHNKKISNVQAMVKVMELALQKQKPLLIVAGDLQSEALGTLILNKLRAGVKVCAVKAPGFGDTKKANLQDLAILTGAEVITEELGMNLENFEPQMFGTCKKVTISKDDTIILDGAGDKKAIEERAEQLRSAIEQCTSDFDKEKLQERLAKLSGGVAVLKIGGASETEVGEKKDRVTDALNATKAAVEEGIVPGGGVALLYASKDLDKLQTANFDQKIGVKIIQNALKAPVQTIASNAGVEGAVIAGKLLEQENTDLGYDAAKGEYVDMVKAGIIDPLKVIRTALMDAASVSSLMTTTESIIVETPKEESNAPPMEY
- the LOC112875603 gene encoding chaperonin CPN60-1, mitochondrial-like isoform X2; the protein is MLRGVEELADAVKVTMGPKGRTVIIEQSFGAPKVTKDGVTVAKSIEFSDRVKNVGASLVKQVANATNDTAGDGTTCATILTKAIFTEGCKSVAAGMNAMDLRRGIVMAVDAVVTNLKGMARMISTSEEIAQVATISANGEREIGELIAKAMEKVGKEGVITIADGNTLYNELEVLEGMKLDRGYISPYFITNQKNQKCELNEPLILIHNKKISNVQAMVKVMELALQKQKPLLIVAGDLQSEALGTLILNKLRAGVKVCAVKAPGFGDTKKANLQDLAILTGAEVITEELGMNLENFEPQMFGTCKKVTISKDDTIILDGAGDKKAIEERAEQLRSAIEQCTSDFDKEKLQERLAKLSGGVAVLKIGGASETEVGEKKDRVTDALNATKAAVEEGIVPGGGVALLYASKDLDKLQTANFDQKIGVKIIQNALKAPVQTIASNAGVEGAVIAGKLLEQENTDLGYDAAKGEYVDMVKAGIIDPLKVIRTALMDAASVSSLMTTTESIIVETPKEESNAPPMEY